The Anolis carolinensis isolate JA03-04 chromosome 2, rAnoCar3.1.pri, whole genome shotgun sequence genome has a window encoding:
- the LOC100551789 gene encoding homeobox protein Hox-D3, which produces MGGTKAPYRGLRIEHGLYNLQKRVSVSFPVPSVRQEQEMQKALHEDDQDSSECNLHQDLIRGDSFSQQQFPALLVQQEPEKPTGSPTDQMTSLENSNDSQTSRFQQPPLVTSSSPCDISTNGTRNVHKSHPPKRVFPWMKETRQNTKRNSSLPSADPGSPPHLSSSKRLRTAYTHTQLVELEKEFHFNRYLCRPRRLEMAQLLRLSERQIKIWFQNRRMKYKKDIRSAKGTIKKSPNQSPQVNIYYGQMEPECETDTLSSCSEAQGAVYSTATEAEPLFLSPVTSIPLEYCSLSVQGESHSCGLPVLQESLSEMGENYLGNVPEADSVYSFPDCSLTNLDYSCFAELPGHHQLGPSNSHPVYTDFATHPVPQGDSQGPVNLMHL; this is translated from the exons GTATCAGTCTCCTTCCCCGTCCCTAGTGTCAGACAAGAACAGGAAATGCAAAAAGCTCTTCATGAAGATGACCAGGATTCCTCAGAATGCAATTTGCACCAAGATCTCATTAGGGGAGATTCTTTTAGTCAACAGCAATTTCCTGCTCTGTTGGTACAGCAGGAGCCAGAAAAACCTACAGGGTCTCCAACAGACCAAATGACATCCCTAGAGAACAGTAATGACAGCCAGACCTCAAGGTTTCAGCAGCCTCCATTGGTTACCTCTTCCAGTCCTTGTGACATTTCCACCAATGGCACTCGCAATGTGCATAAAAGCCACCCACCAAAGCGAGTCTTCCCATGGATGAAGGAAACAAGACAAAACACCAAGCGCAACAGTAGCCTTCCTTCTGCAG aCCCTGGATCTCCACCACACCTTTCCTCTTCCAAGAGACTCCGCACGGCCTACACCCACACACAGCTGGTGGAACTGGAGAAAGAGTTCCACTTTAATAGGTACCTCTGCCGCCCACGCAGGTTGGAGATGGCCCAGCTTCTCAGGCTCTCAGAAAGGCAAATCAAGATTTGGTTCCAGAACAGAAGGATGAAATACAAGAAGGACATTCGGTCAGCCAAGGGGACCATTAAGAAGTCACCAAACCAAAGTCCTCAAGTGAATATCTATTACGGTCAAATGGAGCCTGAATGTGAGACGGACACATTGAGTTCTTGCAGCGAAGCTCAGGGTGCAGTTTACAGCACAGCAACTGAAGCTGAGCCCCTTTTCCTCAGCCCTGTAACTTCGATCCCCTTGGAGTACTGCTCCCTCTCTGTGCAAGGAGAAAGCCATTCTTGTGGACTCCCAGTCTTGCAAGAAAGCCTGAGTGAGATGGGAGAAAATTACCTGGGAAATGTGCCTGAGGCCGATTCAGTCTACAGCTTCCCCGATTGCTCCTTAACAAACCTGGACTACAGCTGTTTTGCTGAACTCCCCGGCCACCACCAGCTTGGCCCTTCCAACTCACATCCCGTTTATACAGATTTTGCCACACATCCTGTGCCTCAGGGAGATTCTCAGGGACCTGTAAATCTTATGCATCTGTGA